In a genomic window of Pontibacter liquoris:
- the cmk gene encoding (d)CMP kinase yields MKKIVIALDGHSSCGKSTTAKRVAAELGYAYIDTGAMYRAVTLYFLQNHVSLTNPKEINDALQHIDISFHYNPKNGRNETYLNGLNVEDEIRKMYISNQVSEVSVVPEVRHAMVAQQQKMGRKRGVVMDGRDIGTAVFPDAEVKIYMTADVDTRARRRQMELLEKSQLVNLEEIRANLQKRDHIDSTRKESPLRRAEDADLLDTSYMTVDEQVDFVLQKVASKILEEAHAVKRNEA; encoded by the coding sequence ATGAAGAAGATAGTAATCGCGTTAGACGGCCATTCCTCGTGCGGTAAAAGTACCACAGCCAAAAGAGTGGCAGCAGAACTCGGCTACGCCTACATCGATACCGGCGCCATGTACCGGGCGGTTACCTTATACTTTCTTCAAAACCACGTTTCGCTCACAAACCCCAAAGAGATAAACGACGCCCTGCAGCACATCGATATCTCGTTTCATTATAACCCAAAAAACGGCCGTAACGAAACCTACCTCAATGGCCTGAACGTGGAAGACGAGATCCGCAAAATGTATATCTCCAACCAGGTGAGCGAAGTGAGCGTAGTGCCTGAAGTGCGCCATGCCATGGTAGCCCAGCAACAAAAGATGGGCCGCAAACGGGGCGTGGTGATGGACGGGCGCGATATAGGCACGGCTGTTTTTCCGGATGCGGAAGTGAAAATATACATGACCGCGGATGTGGATACGCGTGCCCGCCGCCGGCAGATGGAGTTATTGGAAAAGAGCCAACTCGTAAACCTGGAGGAAATCCGGGCGAACCTGCAGAAGCGCGACCACATCGACTCTACCCGCAAGGAGAGCCCGCTGCGCCGCGCCGAAGATGCCGACCTGCTCGATACCTCGTACATGACGGTAGACGAACAGGTAGATTTTGTGCTGCAAAAAGTTGCTTCCAAGATACTGGAAGAAGCCCATGCAGTTAAACGGAACGAAGCGTAA
- a CDS encoding 4-hydroxy-3-methylbut-2-enyl diphosphate reductase yields MNITIDKNSGYCFGVEFAIQMAEDEMETCDELYCLGDIVHNGMEVQRLYEKGLRIIDRQQLEELHDCKVLIRAHGEPPETYRVALENNIELIDASCPVVLKLQNRVKHAFDSKRNDNGQIVIYGQVGHAEVIGLAGQTRDEAIIVTTEADLDKIDFKRPVTLFSQTTKSTKGFYHIKALIEERIRQANQDSTLPDFDANDSICRQVSNREPQLARFATEHDVLVFVSGKKSSNGKALYSVCKQHNPNSYFIENEEELERAWFANAQSVGICGATSTPMWLMEQVARGIAAFDTAAVQ; encoded by the coding sequence ATGAACATTACGATAGACAAAAATTCAGGCTACTGCTTTGGCGTTGAGTTCGCCATCCAGATGGCCGAGGATGAAATGGAAACCTGCGACGAGCTGTATTGCCTCGGCGATATTGTACACAATGGCATGGAGGTGCAACGCCTCTACGAAAAAGGCCTCCGCATTATTGACCGTCAGCAGCTCGAAGAGTTGCATGATTGCAAGGTGCTGATCCGGGCGCACGGCGAGCCGCCTGAAACTTACCGCGTAGCGCTGGAAAACAATATCGAGCTCATCGATGCCTCCTGCCCTGTGGTGCTGAAGCTGCAGAACCGCGTAAAGCACGCCTTCGACAGCAAGCGCAACGACAATGGCCAGATCGTGATCTACGGGCAGGTGGGGCATGCCGAAGTGATCGGCCTGGCCGGACAGACCCGCGACGAAGCCATCATCGTCACCACCGAAGCCGACCTGGATAAAATTGATTTCAAACGGCCCGTTACGCTCTTTAGCCAGACCACCAAGAGCACCAAAGGCTTTTACCACATCAAGGCTTTAATTGAGGAACGCATCCGGCAGGCGAACCAAGACAGCACGCTACCCGACTTTGACGCCAACGACAGCATCTGCCGCCAGGTATCGAACCGCGAGCCGCAACTGGCCCGCTTTGCCACCGAGCACGACGTGCTGGTTTTTGTAAGCGGCAAAAAAAGCTCTAACGGTAAGGCGCTCTACAGCGTATGCAAGCAGCATAACCCCAACAGCTACTTTATCGAGAACGAAGAAGAGCTGGAGCGGGCGTGGTTTGCCAATGCCCAAAGCGTGGGTATCTGCGGCGCCACCTCTACCCCCATGTGGCTCATGGAGCAGGTAGCCAGGGGTATTGCCGCTTTCGATACGGCCGCCGTTCAGTAA
- a CDS encoding DUF502 domain-containing protein: protein MKRLFRYFLNGLLIMAPITITIWIVVAVIDWLDSLFALGIPGLGILLMVLLLTLVGFIGSSFFVKPFFIIMERMLTKVPLVSIIYTSIKDLFDAFVGDNQKFNKPVLVKMAEDSDNLKLGFVTQDALTSIMIEDRVAVYFPHSYNFSGELFLIPARNVTYLDLPSSEVMKFIVSGGVSKL, encoded by the coding sequence ATGAAACGATTATTCCGCTATTTTTTGAACGGGCTGCTGATCATGGCGCCTATTACGATTACGATCTGGATCGTGGTGGCCGTGATCGACTGGCTCGATTCCCTTTTTGCCCTCGGCATACCGGGGCTGGGCATCCTGCTGATGGTGCTGCTGCTTACGCTGGTGGGCTTTATCGGCTCTTCCTTTTTTGTAAAGCCTTTCTTCATCATCATGGAGCGCATGCTAACCAAAGTGCCGCTGGTGAGCATTATCTATACAAGTATAAAAGACCTGTTTGATGCCTTTGTAGGCGATAACCAGAAGTTTAACAAGCCGGTGCTGGTAAAGATGGCGGAAGACTCGGATAACCTGAAACTGGGTTTTGTAACGCAGGACGCGCTGACAAGTATAATGATCGAGGACAGGGTGGCGGTATACTTTCCGCACTCTTATAACTTCTCGGGGGAGCTGTTTCTGATCCCGGCCCGAAACGTAACCTACCTGGACCTGCCAAGCAGCGAAGTGATGAAATTTATCGTATCAGGCGGCGTTTCTAAACTTTAA
- a CDS encoding alpha/beta fold hydrolase, whose product MPYLLHNRSKLHYRVIGHGSRVLLAFHGYGQSSAYYQPMEKALGSEYTIYAFDLFFHGHSQLHKHTTPLTKDLLQAFITHFLDKYKVERFSVMAFSMGGKFALTLAERMPERLEELFLIAPDGISTSFWYNIATYPGWLQQLFKRTVLKPAPFFTLLQVLGKYNLVHKSLVRFARFQMDTTPKRLRIYRSWIGFRNLSFDIRNIVAQLNRHQVPVTMFLGEFDQVISPRRVGVFVKALTHGKLVLLKTGHTHLLQEVAELLHRKRSGNN is encoded by the coding sequence TTGCCTTACCTGCTCCATAACCGATCCAAGCTCCACTACCGCGTTATCGGGCACGGCAGCCGGGTATTGCTGGCCTTTCATGGGTATGGGCAGAGCAGCGCCTATTACCAGCCAATGGAGAAAGCACTAGGCAGCGAGTACACGATCTACGCCTTCGACCTGTTCTTTCATGGGCACAGCCAGCTGCACAAGCATACCACGCCGCTTACCAAGGATTTGCTGCAGGCCTTTATAACGCACTTTTTAGACAAGTATAAAGTGGAGCGGTTCTCAGTAATGGCCTTTAGTATGGGCGGTAAGTTTGCCCTCACGCTGGCAGAGCGCATGCCCGAGCGCCTCGAGGAGCTGTTTCTGATCGCCCCGGACGGCATCAGCACCAGTTTCTGGTACAACATTGCCACCTATCCTGGTTGGTTGCAGCAGCTCTTTAAGCGCACCGTGCTCAAGCCGGCGCCTTTCTTTACGCTGCTCCAGGTGCTGGGCAAGTATAACCTGGTGCACAAAAGCCTGGTGCGCTTTGCCCGTTTCCAGATGGATACCACCCCCAAACGCCTGCGCATCTACCGCAGCTGGATCGGCTTCCGTAACCTGTCCTTCGATATCCGCAACATTGTGGCGCAACTCAACAGGCACCAGGTGCCGGTCACCATGTTTCTGGGGGAGTTCGACCAGGTTATTTCGCCCCGGCGCGTGGGCGTTTTCGTAAAGGCGCTGACACATGGCAAGCTGGTGCTACTAAAAACGGGCCATACCCATTTGCTGCAGGAAGTAGCAGAGCTGCTGCACCGCAAACGCTCCGGAAATAACTAA
- a CDS encoding PQQ-dependent sugar dehydrogenase: MKKHSGLILSFITMMVVSVGCSSNDTSNKEEATANKEEVTKTGPTENQQAETEEPAVSLPSGPVDKDLERIKLPAGFRIDYYAKDVENARSMAMSPSGILFVGTRSNDKVFAVIDKDKDGKADEVVVVASGLNTPNGVALKDGDLYVAEINRILRYRDIENTFRNKPKFEVVNDKFPSDEHHGWKYIAFGPDGKLYVPVGAPCNICKSEKPIYASITRMNADGTGLEVYAAGVRNSVGMDWNPATKALYFTDNGRDMLGDNTPPDELNRATEKGQNFGYPYCHAGTISDPEFGKEHDCSEFVKPVRTLSPHGASLGLKFYTGNMFPAEYKNQIFIAEHGSWNRSQKIGYRLMLARQDANGNVTSYEPFAQGWLEGQKEWGRPVDVLVMKDGSLLVSDDANNAIYRITYSK, encoded by the coding sequence ATGAAAAAACATTCTGGCCTCATCCTGTCCTTTATTACGATGATGGTTGTCAGCGTCGGCTGCTCAAGCAACGATACGTCTAACAAAGAGGAAGCTACTGCTAACAAAGAAGAAGTTACTAAAACCGGCCCAACGGAAAACCAGCAGGCCGAAACCGAGGAGCCAGCCGTAAGCCTGCCTTCGGGCCCTGTGGATAAAGACCTGGAGCGCATCAAACTGCCCGCTGGTTTCCGCATTGATTATTATGCCAAGGATGTGGAAAATGCCCGCTCCATGGCCATGAGCCCGTCCGGTATTCTGTTTGTGGGCACGCGCAGCAACGACAAGGTGTTTGCCGTGATCGACAAGGATAAAGACGGTAAAGCAGACGAAGTGGTAGTGGTAGCCTCAGGGCTGAACACGCCCAACGGAGTGGCCCTGAAAGACGGTGATCTTTATGTGGCCGAGATCAACCGCATCCTCCGGTACCGGGACATCGAAAACACGTTCCGCAACAAACCCAAGTTTGAGGTAGTGAACGACAAGTTTCCGAGCGACGAGCACCACGGTTGGAAATACATCGCCTTCGGGCCCGATGGCAAATTATACGTGCCGGTAGGAGCGCCCTGCAACATCTGCAAATCTGAAAAGCCTATCTACGCCTCCATTACCCGCATGAATGCCGATGGTACCGGGCTGGAAGTATACGCGGCAGGCGTGCGCAACAGTGTGGGCATGGACTGGAACCCGGCTACCAAAGCTTTATACTTTACCGACAATGGCCGCGACATGCTGGGCGATAACACTCCGCCCGACGAGCTGAACCGCGCCACAGAAAAAGGCCAGAACTTTGGCTACCCCTACTGCCATGCCGGTACTATTTCAGATCCGGAGTTTGGCAAAGAGCACGACTGCAGCGAGTTTGTAAAGCCTGTCAGAACCCTGAGCCCGCACGGCGCCTCGCTGGGGCTTAAATTCTATACCGGCAACATGTTTCCGGCCGAGTATAAGAACCAGATCTTTATTGCCGAGCACGGCTCCTGGAACCGCTCGCAAAAGATCGGCTACCGCCTGATGCTGGCCCGCCAGGACGCAAACGGCAATGTGACCAGCTATGAGCCTTTCGCGCAGGGCTGGCTGGAAGGCCAGAAGGAGTGGGGCCGCCCGGTAGATGTGCTCGTGATGAAAGACGGCTCGCTGCTGGTGTCTGATGATGCCAACAATGCCATCTACCGCATCACGTATTCTAAATAA
- a CDS encoding ATP-dependent zinc protease family protein — protein sequence MKEENSKKSKPVRKVIGRRELVSFPELDIDEIEAKIDTGAYTSAIHCSDIQEEVLADGTRIISLDLLDPSHPQYNHKRLHFAEYNLRAIKSSFGEVQERFVIRTRIKFFEEEIEAEFSLSDRSDMKYPVLIGRKLLRGRFVVDVARKNVARKYKIKQKKK from the coding sequence ATGAAAGAGGAAAACAGTAAAAAATCAAAACCTGTAAGAAAGGTGATCGGGCGGCGGGAGCTTGTTTCTTTTCCCGAGCTCGATATTGATGAAATTGAGGCCAAGATTGATACCGGCGCGTATACGTCAGCTATTCACTGCTCTGATATTCAGGAGGAAGTACTGGCTGACGGCACCCGCATCATCAGCCTGGATTTGCTGGACCCCTCTCATCCGCAGTATAACCACAAGCGGCTGCATTTTGCCGAGTATAACCTGCGCGCTATAAAGAGCTCTTTCGGCGAGGTGCAGGAGCGGTTCGTGATCCGGACCAGGATCAAGTTTTTTGAAGAAGAGATTGAAGCAGAGTTTTCCCTCTCAGACCGTAGCGACATGAAGTACCCGGTGCTGATCGGGCGCAAGTTGCTCCGGGGGCGCTTTGTGGTGGATGTGGCCCGCAAGAATGTTGCCCGCAAGTATAAAATCAAACAGAAAAAGAAATAA
- the rimK gene encoding 30S ribosomal protein S6--L-glutamate ligase encodes MKIAILSRNPKLYSTRRLVEAAEQRGHQAIVLDHLRCDLVIEQGDPHILYKGERLTGVDVIIPRIGASVTFYGTAVVRQFEMMKIKSAVDSQAIVRSRDKLRSFQILGRAKLGMPKTAFTNYSKNTSELVREVGGAPLVIKLLEGTQGLGVVLAETQKAAESVIEAFHNLKARIIVQEFISEAGGADIRAFVVNGEVVGAMKRQGKEGEFRSNLHRGGKAMLIKLTRQEKAAALLAAKSLGLGIAGVDMLQSKRGPLILEVNSSPGLEGIEKATQKDIAAKIIQYVEGLAQRKSKKSVQE; translated from the coding sequence ATGAAGATCGCTATTCTCTCCCGTAACCCAAAGCTCTATTCTACCCGCCGGTTGGTAGAAGCAGCCGAGCAACGGGGGCATCAGGCTATCGTACTCGACCACTTGCGTTGCGACCTTGTTATTGAGCAGGGCGACCCGCACATTTTATATAAAGGCGAGCGCCTTACCGGTGTAGACGTAATTATTCCGCGCATTGGCGCCTCGGTTACGTTTTATGGCACAGCCGTGGTGCGCCAGTTCGAAATGATGAAAATAAAAAGCGCCGTGGACTCACAGGCCATTGTGCGCTCGCGCGATAAGCTGCGCTCGTTCCAGATTCTGGGCAGGGCCAAGCTGGGTATGCCCAAAACAGCCTTTACTAACTACTCTAAAAACACCTCGGAGCTGGTAAGAGAAGTAGGTGGCGCGCCGCTGGTGATCAAACTGCTGGAAGGCACGCAAGGCCTTGGCGTGGTGCTGGCAGAAACGCAAAAAGCCGCCGAGTCGGTGATTGAAGCCTTTCATAACCTCAAAGCCCGCATTATTGTGCAGGAATTTATCTCCGAAGCCGGTGGTGCCGATATCCGGGCGTTTGTAGTGAACGGCGAAGTGGTGGGCGCCATGAAGCGGCAGGGCAAAGAAGGCGAGTTTCGTTCTAACCTGCACCGCGGCGGCAAAGCCATGCTCATCAAACTAACGCGACAGGAAAAAGCGGCCGCTCTGCTGGCTGCCAAATCGCTGGGCCTGGGTATAGCCGGGGTAGACATGCTGCAGTCCAAGCGCGGGCCGCTTATCCTGGAAGTGAACTCCTCGCCGGGACTGGAAGGCATCGAAAAGGCTACTCAGAAAGATATTGCCGCCAAAATTATCCAATATGTAGAAGGGCTTGCCCAGCGGAAGTCTAAAAAGAGCGTACAGGAATAG
- a CDS encoding succinylglutamate desuccinylase/aspartoacylase family protein — MPETIVINGKSIDRGEKVLTKLVISKLPSGTVIEIPVYVFRSVHDGPVVLLMAGMHGDEVNGTEIIRRMLSKKMLYPLKGTIIAIPILNIYGFLNFSREVPDGKDVNRSFPGNRDGSLASRVAHRFMKEIMPYVDYGLDFHTGGSSRANYPQIRCVLNDFKNEELARAFAPPFILNAAYRQGSLRKEAAKLNKPILVYETGESLRFDENGIALGIEGTCRVLHHLGMTANRATPLGPPVMCMKDLWLRAKNAGLWRSFVPLGGYVKKNQYIGSITDPYGEMEVRLNAPATGYVVGLQNMPVVNQGDALMHIAF; from the coding sequence ATGCCCGAAACGATCGTTATCAACGGCAAAAGCATTGACCGGGGTGAAAAGGTGCTCACCAAGCTGGTGATCAGCAAGTTGCCCAGCGGTACCGTGATCGAGATCCCGGTTTATGTGTTCCGCTCGGTGCACGATGGCCCGGTGGTATTGCTGATGGCTGGCATGCACGGCGACGAGGTAAATGGCACCGAGATCATTCGCCGGATGCTTTCCAAAAAGATGCTCTACCCGCTCAAAGGCACCATCATTGCCATTCCCATACTTAATATTTACGGCTTTCTGAATTTCTCGCGCGAGGTGCCCGACGGCAAAGATGTGAACCGCAGCTTTCCGGGTAACCGCGATGGCTCGCTGGCCAGCCGTGTGGCGCACCGCTTTATGAAAGAGATCATGCCCTACGTGGATTATGGCCTGGACTTTCATACCGGTGGTTCGAGCCGCGCCAATTACCCGCAGATCCGGTGTGTGCTCAACGATTTTAAGAACGAGGAACTGGCCCGTGCCTTTGCGCCCCCGTTTATTCTGAACGCCGCTTACCGGCAGGGATCGCTGCGCAAGGAAGCGGCAAAATTAAACAAGCCTATTCTGGTGTATGAGACCGGCGAGAGCCTGCGCTTTGATGAAAATGGCATTGCCCTGGGAATTGAGGGCACCTGCCGGGTGTTGCACCACCTGGGCATGACGGCAAACCGCGCCACCCCCTTGGGCCCGCCGGTGATGTGCATGAAAGATCTTTGGTTGCGGGCCAAGAACGCCGGCCTTTGGCGCAGCTTTGTACCGCTGGGCGGGTACGTTAAAAAGAATCAGTACATCGGCAGCATCACCGACCCCTATGGCGAAATGGAAGTACGCCTGAACGCCCCGGCTACCGGATACGTAGTAGGGCTGCAGAACATGCCGGTAGTCAACCAGGGCGACGCACTGATGCACATTGCGTTTTGA
- a CDS encoding SAM-dependent methyltransferase, with protein sequence MAAQQLQHVFPKASRYDPEWVRRHSMGENVLLNLESLTKDLPLKPGMRVLDLGCGKAISSIFLAKEFGVTVWAVDEAISASDNYARICAAGCQQQVIPLEADARALPFAEEYFDAVIVVDSYTYFGTDEKYLPYICRFLKPEGRIAIADVCFTSEIETLDQVPAFLQQDYQHYWYFIHTISWWRKLWEKTGLVQVEVAQALDGAELVRKQYIQDFEHQHKQDPFAKALSLDKQQFISFFKLIGRRTGKTIYLQDYKAESKK encoded by the coding sequence ATGGCAGCACAGCAATTACAACACGTTTTCCCAAAGGCCTCCCGCTACGACCCGGAGTGGGTGCGGCGCCACTCGATGGGCGAGAACGTACTTCTGAACCTGGAAAGCCTGACCAAAGACCTTCCTCTGAAACCCGGCATGCGCGTGCTGGACCTGGGCTGCGGCAAAGCTATCAGCTCCATCTTTCTGGCCAAAGAGTTCGGGGTAACCGTGTGGGCGGTGGATGAGGCTATCTCTGCCTCCGACAACTATGCGCGTATCTGCGCGGCAGGTTGCCAGCAGCAGGTCATTCCGCTGGAGGCGGATGCCCGCGCCCTGCCTTTTGCCGAGGAATACTTCGATGCCGTGATCGTGGTGGACTCCTATACGTACTTTGGTACCGACGAGAAATACCTGCCCTACATCTGCCGTTTTCTGAAACCCGAAGGGCGCATTGCCATTGCCGATGTATGCTTTACCTCCGAGATAGAAACCCTGGACCAGGTGCCCGCTTTCCTGCAGCAGGATTACCAGCACTACTGGTACTTTATACATACGATAAGCTGGTGGCGCAAGCTATGGGAGAAAACAGGCCTGGTACAGGTAGAAGTGGCACAGGCACTCGATGGCGCCGAACTGGTCCGAAAGCAATATATCCAGGATTTTGAGCACCAGCACAAGCAGGACCCTTTTGCCAAAGCCCTCTCCCTTGATAAGCAGCAGTTTATCTCGTTCTTCAAGCTCATCGGGCGGCGCACCGGCAAAACCATTTACCTGCAGGACTACAAAGCCGAAAGCAAAAAGTAA
- a CDS encoding oxidoreductase, which produces MQKVRTALIAGGSGLVGGHCLQLLLKSDRYSQVISVGRRELPLIHPKLEQLVVDFDDLKPAAPDMVADDVFCCLGTTIKKAGSKEAFYKVDHTYVVELARVTAAKGATQFLVVSSMGANAHAMIFYNKVKGQMEQDVQQLGLETVHIFRPSLLLGEREETRSGEEIASKVMLPLSNLMVGPLKKYKPIAGETVAQAMLQAASLNQHGVYIHPSDEIARLGTQL; this is translated from the coding sequence ATGCAAAAAGTACGAACCGCTTTAATTGCCGGTGGAAGCGGCTTGGTTGGTGGCCACTGCCTGCAGCTGTTGCTCAAAAGCGACAGGTATAGCCAGGTTATTTCAGTGGGCCGGCGGGAGCTGCCCCTCATTCATCCCAAGCTCGAGCAGCTCGTCGTTGACTTTGATGATCTGAAACCCGCTGCCCCCGACATGGTGGCCGATGACGTGTTCTGCTGCTTGGGGACTACCATCAAAAAGGCGGGCTCAAAAGAAGCTTTTTATAAAGTGGATCATACTTATGTGGTAGAGCTGGCCCGGGTAACGGCCGCCAAAGGAGCCACGCAGTTCCTGGTAGTGTCGTCCATGGGAGCCAATGCCCATGCCATGATCTTTTATAACAAGGTTAAAGGCCAGATGGAACAGGATGTGCAGCAACTGGGGCTGGAGACAGTGCATATTTTCCGGCCGTCGCTGCTGCTGGGCGAGCGCGAGGAAACCCGCTCCGGCGAGGAGATCGCCTCCAAAGTGATGCTGCCCCTGAGCAACCTGATGGTTGGCCCGCTGAAGAAGTATAAACCCATTGCCGGCGAAACAGTAGCCCAGGCCATGCTGCAGGCGGCCTCCCTGAACCAGCATGGCGTCTACATCCATCCCTCCGACGAAATTGCCCGCCTGGGCACCCAACTGTAG
- a CDS encoding DUF5916 domain-containing protein, which yields MFSKVVPFLFAVAFLSSFVSFAQAGKYKTTTAVRTATAPVLDGELEPEVWQQAQPAKDFIRFDPLNGKPSAQRTDVYLLYDDDAVYIGAKLHDTAPDSILTQLGNRDSGETNADMFGVYLDTYNDKQNAFAFLVSAAGVQTDMKLSQGREDWNWNAVWASKVKLNEDGWTVELRIPYGAIRFPDAQVQTWGLNFMRVIRRTREKSFWNHVDNAVEGFVNQEGRAIGIEGLRSPVRLQFTPYVSGYVSTYSGDAENKPITSHAINGGMDVKYGINDAFTLDVTLIPDFGQTASDNKVLNLSPFEVKYSENRQFFTEGTELFNKANLFYSRRIGGKPILYNSAADSLHAGEALVENPLVSSLVNAAKVSGRTRRGLGIGIFNAITRNMFATAQDSITGQTREILTDPATNYNVFVLDQTLPRNSYITFTNTNVTRGSNLYDANVSGLQVRFADRSNTFAVAAGGNLSQLYGKDTNGDVALGHQYNISLAKISGNLLYSLRHTTESDTYDINDLGYLQNNNEVSTSAQVNYNLYQPYWKFLNWNNRLSVNHSMLYAPRAFTSWGLSGSSGAKLRDFTWVGINWSVRPENAYDYYEARAFPQVFVKPPAFEVSSNFSTDYRKRLALDANTGLWRSRRYNQSVWWLGLTPRFRVNDKLLLSNGNSYSIERHDLGYAGKDAARHTIFGDRQVTTLTTTLSGAYIFSEKSGLMLNMRHYWSQAAYNSFYELTQNGLLQQVTSERNGSMAGFKDINLNLFNIDLVYSWRFAPGSELRVVWKNAIQDSKTELVPRYLENMSHTLQAPQSNNFSVKLLYFIDYIALKNVLSA from the coding sequence ATGTTTTCCAAAGTAGTACCTTTTCTTTTTGCCGTAGCGTTCCTTTCTTCCTTTGTCTCTTTTGCTCAGGCGGGCAAGTATAAAACCACCACCGCTGTGCGTACGGCCACAGCACCGGTGCTGGACGGCGAACTTGAGCCCGAAGTATGGCAGCAGGCCCAGCCTGCCAAAGACTTTATCCGCTTCGACCCGCTCAACGGTAAGCCTTCCGCCCAGCGCACCGACGTATACCTGCTCTACGACGATGATGCTGTGTACATCGGGGCCAAACTGCACGACACCGCTCCGGATTCGATTCTGACGCAGCTGGGTAACCGCGATTCGGGCGAGACCAATGCCGATATGTTTGGCGTGTACCTCGACACGTATAACGACAAGCAGAATGCCTTTGCCTTCCTGGTATCGGCGGCGGGCGTGCAAACAGATATGAAGCTCTCGCAGGGGCGCGAGGACTGGAACTGGAATGCCGTGTGGGCCAGTAAGGTAAAACTGAATGAAGATGGCTGGACGGTAGAGCTGCGCATTCCGTACGGAGCTATCCGCTTTCCGGACGCGCAGGTGCAGACCTGGGGCCTCAACTTTATGCGTGTGATCCGGCGCACCCGCGAGAAATCGTTCTGGAACCATGTGGATAATGCAGTAGAAGGGTTTGTGAACCAGGAAGGCCGCGCCATTGGCATCGAAGGGCTCCGGTCGCCGGTGCGCCTGCAGTTTACGCCGTACGTGTCGGGGTATGTGAGCACGTATTCAGGTGATGCCGAAAATAAGCCGATTACCAGCCACGCTATAAACGGCGGCATGGATGTTAAGTATGGCATCAACGACGCCTTTACCCTGGACGTGACCCTGATCCCCGATTTCGGGCAGACCGCATCAGACAACAAGGTACTCAACCTGAGTCCTTTCGAGGTGAAGTATAGCGAGAACCGGCAGTTCTTTACCGAAGGCACCGAGCTGTTTAACAAAGCCAACCTGTTCTACTCGCGCCGCATCGGGGGCAAGCCCATCCTCTACAACTCCGCCGCAGACAGCCTGCACGCAGGTGAAGCCCTGGTTGAAAACCCGTTGGTGAGCAGCCTGGTTAATGCGGCCAAAGTATCAGGGCGCACGCGCCGGGGCCTGGGCATCGGCATTTTCAATGCTATTACGCGCAACATGTTTGCCACCGCCCAGGACTCGATAACCGGACAGACCCGCGAGATCCTGACCGACCCGGCTACCAACTATAACGTGTTTGTGCTGGACCAGACGCTGCCACGCAACTCCTACATCACCTTTACCAACACCAACGTAACCCGCGGCAGCAACTTGTACGATGCCAACGTGTCGGGGCTGCAAGTGCGCTTTGCCGACCGCTCCAACACCTTTGCTGTGGCAGCAGGCGGCAATCTGAGCCAGCTCTACGGCAAAGACACTAACGGCGACGTGGCGCTTGGCCACCAGTACAACATCAGCTTGGCCAAAATAAGCGGCAACCTGCTCTACAGCCTGCGCCACACCACCGAATCGGATACCTACGATATTAACGACCTGGGCTACCTGCAGAACAACAACGAGGTGAGCACATCGGCACAGGTTAATTACAACCTCTACCAGCCTTACTGGAAGTTCCTGAACTGGAACAACCGCCTGAGCGTGAACCATAGTATGCTGTATGCGCCGCGCGCTTTTACCAGCTGGGGCCTTAGCGGCAGCTCCGGGGCCAAGCTCCGCGATTTTACCTGGGTAGGTATAAACTGGTCGGTGCGGCCCGAAAATGCCTATGATTACTACGAAGCACGGGCGTTTCCGCAGGTGTTTGTTAAGCCTCCCGCCTTTGAGGTAAGCAGCAACTTTTCCACGGATTACCGCAAGCGGCTGGCCCTGGATGCCAACACAGGCCTGTGGCGCTCCCGCCGCTACAACCAGTCGGTGTGGTGGCTGGGCCTTACGCCGCGTTTCCGGGTAAACGACAAGCTGCTGCTCAGCAACGGCAACAGCTATAGTATAGAGCGCCACGACCTGGGCTATGCCGGCAAGGATGCCGCCCGCCATACCATCTTCGGCGACAGGCAGGTAACCACGCTCACCACTACGCTCTCGGGCGCTTACATTTTCAGCGAGAAGTCCGGGCTGATGCTGAACATGCGCCATTACTGGTCGCAGGCAGCTTACAACTCGTTTTATGAGCTCACACAGAACGGTTTGTTGCAGCAGGTCACGTCCGAGCGCAACGGCAGCATGGCAGGTTTTAAAGATATCAACCTGAACCTCTTCAACATCGACCTGGTTTACAGCTGGCGTTTTGCGCCGGGCAGTGAGCTGCGCGTCGTATGGAAGAACGCCATCCAGGACAGCAAAACCGAATTGGTACCGCGCTACCTCGAGAATATGTCGCATACCCTGCAGGCACCGCAGAGCAACAATTTTTCGGTGAAACTACTATACTTTATAGACTATATAGCCCTTAAAAACGTACTCTCTGCGTAA